A window of Bacillus sp. E(2018) contains these coding sequences:
- a CDS encoding LacI family DNA-binding transcriptional regulator → MNITIKDIAKLAGVAKSTVSRYLNGGNVSETTKAKIRKVIEETNYEPNSFAQSLKAKKTNFIGVIAPTLDSYVTSTVLMAIDEELRKREYTTLIISTSKHVDREIESLINLSRQKVDGIILISTGITDKHYQTIQSISIPVLVVAQEVDAFNCIINDDYQAGFEMGQYMAKKGHQSIAYLSVTESDVAVGQKRKQGVLDGLAQAGITDVQTYVSQFDLHNASEVTKTVLETSTPTAIICATDTIAFGAMKTISKLGKKVPDDYSLAGFGGYNISEVIHPTLTTIRFKNEQTGIQSAKTIINMTEGEEVQKLQVSGFHFIEGESVKKI, encoded by the coding sequence ATGAATATAACGATCAAGGATATAGCGAAGCTCGCAGGCGTTGCCAAAAGTACCGTTTCTCGTTACCTGAACGGCGGCAATGTTAGTGAAACAACGAAAGCGAAAATTCGAAAAGTAATCGAAGAAACCAATTATGAGCCGAACTCTTTTGCTCAGAGCTTGAAAGCGAAGAAAACAAATTTTATAGGTGTAATCGCTCCTACGTTGGATTCGTATGTAACGTCTACTGTCCTGATGGCGATTGATGAAGAACTAAGAAAGCGTGAATATACGACGCTGATCATCAGCACGAGCAAGCATGTAGATCGAGAAATTGAAAGCTTGATCAATCTTTCGCGTCAAAAAGTGGACGGCATCATCCTTATTTCTACGGGTATCACAGATAAGCATTACCAAACCATTCAATCGATTTCTATTCCGGTACTCGTTGTAGCACAGGAAGTGGATGCGTTTAATTGCATTATAAACGACGATTATCAAGCTGGTTTTGAAATGGGACAATACATGGCAAAAAAAGGCCATCAATCGATTGCTTATTTAAGTGTAACGGAGAGTGATGTAGCAGTTGGGCAGAAACGTAAGCAAGGCGTTTTGGATGGACTTGCACAAGCAGGAATTACAGACGTGCAAACATATGTCTCACAGTTCGATTTACATAACGCTTCTGAAGTCACAAAAACAGTACTTGAAACTTCAACACCCACTGCTATCATATGTGCCACAGATACGATTGCATTTGGAGCGATGAAGACCATCTCGAAGCTCGGAAAAAAAGTTCCAGACGATTATTCTCTGGCTGGTTTTGGAGGATATAACATTTCGGAAGTCATTCATCCAACACTGACGACGATTCGTTTTAAAAATGAGCAAACGGGAATTCAATCTGCAAAAACGATCATTAACATGACAGAAGGTGAAGAAGTTCAGAAACTGCAGGTTTCCGGATTTCATTTCATTGAAGGGGAAAGTGTGAAGAAAATATAA
- a CDS encoding YihY/virulence factor BrkB family protein, with the protein MNIVKVLNQLGHRFLKLRVYDLSAQMAYYFLMSVFPFLLVIYSLLTYLPLREENILELVQPYAPESTYNLIDKTLSYTVMRQEGNLLSFSLIVTLWLSSMGFQSMKRIMNDAYQVRNEENMLKQILESLLLTVGFMIAVLFSVFVPLFEKILRVYLEGIFSNLAFQKLWIIIQWGMGTVFLLLFFIMLYSFAPSIKLGFKKVLPGAFLATIGWQLVSMGFATYVSGSNYSALYGQVAGLVVLMLWFYLSAMIIILGGLLNTVVYPSR; encoded by the coding sequence ATGAATATCGTTAAAGTGTTAAATCAACTAGGTCACCGATTTCTCAAATTAAGGGTTTACGATTTATCGGCACAGATGGCCTATTATTTTTTAATGTCGGTCTTTCCATTTTTGCTTGTTATCTATTCATTGCTGACATATTTACCACTAAGAGAAGAAAATATTTTAGAGCTAGTCCAACCGTATGCGCCAGAGAGCACATACAATCTAATCGATAAGACATTATCCTATACCGTAATGAGACAAGAAGGAAACCTGTTGTCGTTCAGTTTGATTGTCACATTGTGGCTTTCATCGATGGGTTTTCAAAGCATGAAGCGTATCATGAACGATGCGTACCAAGTGAGAAATGAAGAGAACATGCTAAAACAGATTTTAGAAAGTCTGTTGTTAACGGTTGGATTCATGATCGCTGTTCTGTTTTCAGTATTTGTTCCGTTATTTGAAAAAATCCTGCGCGTATATTTGGAAGGCATCTTTTCGAATCTTGCTTTTCAAAAGCTATGGATCATTATCCAGTGGGGAATGGGAACCGTGTTTCTGCTATTGTTTTTCATCATGCTATATTCCTTCGCCCCGAGCATCAAGCTTGGATTTAAAAAAGTACTTCCGGGTGCATTTCTTGCGACAATCGGCTGGCAGCTCGTTTCAATGGGCTTCGCTACGTACGTGAGTGGAAGCAACTATTCCGCGCTGTACGGTCAAGTTGCAGGTCTCGTCGTTCTGATGCTGTGGTTCTACCTGTCAGCGATGATCATCATCCTAGGCGGGTTGCTGAATACCGTGGTGTACCCAAGTAGATAA